In Cervus elaphus chromosome 3, mCerEla1.1, whole genome shotgun sequence, the following proteins share a genomic window:
- the LOC122679010 gene encoding uncharacterized protein LOC122679010 yields MTPAEGEGRPAQAGREGRWTRASKRSHLSRQRPGSGGRGGCEVQPEPEPGAGWQGRSGVCEGAQGEGVSLGRAPSGARLEQRLPELRRPAPSQRAPRPVPGSLAAQIPNGSRPNYSPAVQDSERPQILPEEKGSLIDSRQLNPCSTAAVESSWSGGCAQEQQPLQRETSALHLEEPRSPQLETACVKQQDPAPTKISTPTFVIVKELSLSLAKPAVRLPWRLRR; encoded by the exons ATGACTCCAGCGGAGGGTGAGGGGCGCCCAGCCCAGGCCGGCCGGGAAGGGCGCTGGACTAGGGCATCGAAGCGGAGCCACCTGAGCCGCCAGCGACCCGGTAGCGGCGGCAGAGGAGGCTGCGAAGTGCAACCGGAGCCGGAGCCCGGGGCGGGATGGCAGGGGCGGAGTGGAGTCTGCGAGGGAGCGCAGGGGGAGGGGGTGAGCCTCGGCCGCGCCCCCTCGGGCGCGAGGCTGGAGCAGCGATTGCCGGAGCTTCGGCGGCCCGCCCCGAGCCAGCGCGCCCCACGCCCCGTGCCCGGCAGCTTGGCCGCGCAGATCCCAAACGGCTCTCGCCCTAATTATTCTCCCGCAGTCCAAGATTCCGAACGCCCCCAAATACTTCCAGAGGAGAAAG GAAGTCTCATTGACTCAAGGCAACTGAACCCTTGCAGCACAGCTGCTGTTGAGTCCTCATGGTCTGGAGGCTGTGCTCAAGAGCAGCAGCCGCTGCAGCGCGAAACCAGCGCACTGCACCTCGAGGAGccccgctcaccacagctagagacaGCCTGCGTGAAGCAACAAGACCCAGCACcgacaaaaataa GTACTCCGACTTTCGTCATAGTAAAAGAATTGTCTTTGTCGTTAGCTAAGCCAGCCGTCAGGCTTCCGTGGCGGCTCAGACgttga